CCACTTCTCAGTTGAAGTCGACGACGAGGATTTAAGGTCGCCTTACGGCTTTTTTCGAAAGCAACTCGCATCGACTCAACCCAAGATGTCAGTAACATCTGCTGTCTCCCATAAACTCTAATTTACCAAGGCATTGTACTGTGAATGGTGTAAGAATGCTTCTTTATTCACTCGATTTCAGTACGACCTTTATGCCAGTCTGTTTTGTAATGTTTGGTAGCTACTTCTTTGACTCAGACTTCTGCAAAAACCGCCTGTTTTCTTCCCAGGCCAACAATTTTCACTATTTTTACGTAATTACAGAAATCCAGACTTTGATGCTAAAAACTAGTCTGAACCGATGTCAAAGAAATTTGCACAAAATAGGTAAAATATAATTGGTGGATTCCACTTATAACAATCATGACAGCGTCCAAAATCGGGGTTTGAGGCAGGATTGAAGACCGCTTATTTGAAACAAACGGCACAACTGGCCTGCTGCCAGGACCTGGAATCTACACCATAGAGACGAGTGGCCTGAATAAAACTAACCAGTATTCACTTTGTCTCGCCACCATTTCTTAATTTTTTCTATTATCACAAACCGATTGATATAAAGGTTTTAGCCCCACGGGATTTTTGACAGCCTGGCAATTGGGGAAGTTTGTGATGACAGGCAAAAGTATACATTTGAAACTTTCTTCGCGAAAAATCGTACTGTTTTTTCAAGATATACCGTTTTTAATGGTCTTCGTGGCAATGCTGAGCCGATCAATTATGACAACGGGTTGTCTACATAGCCCCGGTTGCTGCTGTACTTACGCACAAAAAATACTCTGAGATCACAATTTCGTGTTTTGTCGGAGCGGTTAGTTTTTAATTAGCATCTTTCAGTCAGCCTGATTCAGAACCATCAGGCCTGAACTGAAATGGAGAGATTAAGCTATGAGAACGAACGGATTCGTTGGCTTGATAATTGCGGGAATCTGCTGCATTTCTTCACCATCCCTGTTTGCGCAGGCAGATTACCCGGTCGAACCATCTAATGAATCTGAAGGGGTCTTCAGAATATCCAATACTTCAGACTACCAGTATGAAGAATATGAGCCGGCCGCCGTCGATGCCGTCTCGTTCGCCCCTTCCTCTCCACGGACCTCCGATCTGTCACCGATCGCCATGCCCGAAGGCGGCGCCATGGTTTCGAATGACTACTACGGGGGTGGCGAATACTACACCCCCGCTGAAGGTGAATATTACGGTCCCGTAGAACAATACAGCCAGGGCGACTGGATCGAAGATCCTTACCTGGAAGAAGGTTCCTATGAACGTCTGGGGCTCGTCTTCGGTGCTGCTGCCGTCTTTCTGAAGCCAGGCTTCGACACAGACACAGCCTTCACCACAGAAGATCAGACCGGACCTGCTACCATTACAACATCCAACGACTTCGGATACAGCTACCAGACAGCTCCCCGTATCAATCTGGGACTGATTGACAACGAAGGCCTCAGTGCCCAGGTTCGCTGGTTCCAGCTGGAAGATAACTCTGGTGCCAGTGCCATTGCCGGTAACAACTTCACCTTCTTCAACGGTCTGCCGACCAAGACTGCCATCGGCGGTCTGCGAGCCGGTGGTCAGGCAGGTGACTTCGTCGTCGCTGCCAGCCAGATGAAACTGTACACAATCGATGTCGATCTGAGCCAGGAACTGAACTTCGAACGCTGGCAAACCACATTCGGTGGTGGTTACCGTCACGCATCGGTCAGTCAGGCATACCAGGCTTATGGTACCGCCAGTGGTGCCGCAGTCGCTTCTGATGTCGGACATCGCTTCGACGGTAACGGTATCGTCGTCTTCGGTGAAGCACGTCGTCCCCTCGGATTATGGGATCGTCGTACTAAAGGAACTTCCAGCCTCTCGCTGATCTCCAGTGCCAAATACTCGGCTCTGTGGGGTAAGTCGAAATACTCCGCCGTAGACTCCAACCCCGGCCCGGTGAATGCCATTGCTCAGACCAGTGAAAACAAATCTCTGAGCATCGCTGAAATTCAGGTTGGTATGCAGGCTGACTTCGTCCTGCAGACCGGTGCTCTGGTCTGGGTGCGTGCCGCCTGGGATGGTATCTGGTGGAACGGTGCCGGTTCAGCAGCTTCTGAATCAGGCGACCTGAGCCTGCTCGGTGGTTCAATCAGCCTCGGGATGGACTGGTAAACCACACCCACTTTCGTAAGACAACAGTCAAACAGCCCCGCCAGATCAATCTGACGGGGCTGTTTTCGTAAACATTATCTGTTCTGTAAGGCGCTGCTACTTCTTCTCAGCAGGTGCTTCCAGAGTCTTGATAAACTTCAGCAGATCAGCCATCTGTTGCGGAGTGATCTCTTTTTCCAGACCATTCGGCATCAGTGATACACCATTGGACAGCAGGGTATCGATATTATTCCGCAGAATAATATCTTCCTTGCCTTCCGCACGACGAATCGTATAGCTGGTGGCTGTTTCCGCGGCGATAATCCCCGTGAACAGTTTGCCCTGCTCGGTCACAATCGTGTAAGTATTGTAGTTCGATTGTGCTTCGCGGCTCGGATCCAGAATGGCGATCAACAGGTCGTGGTCGGACTTGTTCTTGGTCGTTGCCATGTTTGGTCCAACGTTGTGCCCCATGTCCCCTGCCTGATGGCAGCCGGCACAGTTCTTCTTATAGATCGCCAGACCACGCTCGGCATCCCCGTCCATTTCCAGGGCAGTTTCGTAGCTCTTCACGATTTTCGCACGGTCGCTGTTCACTTCGCTGCCCAGTACTTTCTGAGCCTGCTTGTGAATCGTCTTATTGGGATGATTCATCAGCAGGTCCTTCTTGTCGCGAGCAATCTCGTTCAGCCTGACCTGCTTGTTCTGAATCGCCTTCAGCAGACTGTCGATCCGCCCCGTAGACCCCAGCAGGGCATCAATCACTTCGATCCGCACTACCGGGCTGAAACCAGACCAGTTGGCCAGCAGAGCATCACTCACGTCTTCGTGCTCCATCCGTGACAAAGCCTCAACTGCTGCCAGCTGAATTTTGGGAGAAGACCGTGGATTCAGGACTTCGGAAAGCACTTCACCGCCGGCACTGAAATCAAAGAATCCCAGCAGTCGTACGGCAGCGACCCGATCGGCAACAGGCTTCTCTTCGTCTTCCGCGATCGCAACAGCATCTTCTACCATCTTGTCGAAGCGTGCTTTCACAGCCGGGTCGAGTTGTTTGTCTTTGATCAGTGTTGCCAGCGAAGCACCACGACGTCCCAGACCTTCACCCAGAGCTCCCAGCACCAGCTGTTTCTGAGCCAGAGGCACGGAATCATCGGAGACATATTCCAGTACTGCTACCGCATCTGCAGTCTCTTTTTTCGCTCCGGCAATTCGCAGCAACTCTGTTACCAGAGACCGCTTACTGCCAGAAGGACTGTTCCTGGCCGCTTTGAGGAAGTTGACCGCCAGGGGACCAGCAATGTCCGCGGAAGAGGTCAGAACTGCCACCTGCATATCACCATCGTAGACTGGGGAATTGACCAGTTTCGTCAGACCGGTAATCGCGGTCTGTTTGTCGAATTCTCCCAGTGAGAATGCCAGCTGTAACTGCACCCGGTATTGCGGATCGTCCACCAGCGCCAGTACGGCTTCCGCCAGTTGCGGGTTTTCCTGAGCCTGTTTTTCAGACAGACGAATTGCATGTTCACGGATGCCTGGCTCCGGATCTTTCAGTGCTGTCATCAACAGCTCTGCGTCCAGAGCGTTGAGCCCGTCCAGCGTCCACAATGCATGCAGACGTGCCAGTGGCTTGTCAGAAGTCTTGAACAGTTTCACCAGGTGTGGAACAGCTGCTTTATCCTGACGCTCCCAGATCAGCCGCTGCGCGGTTTCCCGGTTCCAGCTGTTGGGAGATTCCATCTGCAACACCAGCTGATCGACGGGCAGCTTACCCAGTTTCTGAACGGGGAAGACCTTGCCGTTGGGTCCCAGCAGACGGTAAACGCGGCCGCGATCATGTCCGCTTTCCAGGTCGAGATGCCGTTTGATATCTTCTGGAATCGAGAACGGATGCTCGATGGTTTCGCGGTACATGTCCAGCACCCACAGCGTTCCATCCGGAGCGTTGACAAAGTTCACAGGACGGAACCAGTTGTCCGGTGAGGTAATAAATTCCGTGTTTTCGTCCGCACGGGACGCGACATAAGTGGCGCCTTTGGAGCCCATTGTTTTACGGTGAATCAGGTTTCCGCCCACATCACCGATGAAAGCATTCCCCTGATATTTTTCCGGATACGCACCGCCCCGGTAGATGGTGACCCCTGTCGCCGAGGTGAAGAAACCGGTTGCCACCAGCTCGGTCGGAGACAGACGTTTGCGGAAATTCGGATCTGCGGCCCGACGGGCGGTCCGCACAACACGATAGGGTTCCGGAGGGCTCTGGCGATAAACGGGAGCAGCCGCCCCTTTGCGGGCAGCCGTACGCAGCACACCTGGCACAGCCAGATAGGCATTCCGCTTCAGGTAATGACTCGGATAGACGACGTGCTGAATGTGGTTGCTGTTACTGCAGACAAACCGGTTGCCCCAGTCGTCCATGGAGTGGCCGAACTGAGATCCACCAGACACCGGCTCAAGTTCCTGAGTTTTCGGGTTGAGTTTCAGGTCGCGACGACCGGCGGGAATGACTTCTTTCCCATCTTTCAGGATCGAACCGCCATTGGTTCCCCCGGCGAAATAGATGTGGTTGTCCAGGCTCCATTTCATATTGTTGGCCAGTCCCTGAACGTTGTTGGTCCGCAGGCCGGTGAAGACGGTCTTGCGGATGTCCGCTTTGTTGTCGCCGTCGGTATCCTTGAAATAGTAGATATTCGGCGGTGCGATCACATACACGCCTCCGTCATAACAGCAGACGGAAGTCGGCCAGGTGATCTTGTCGGCGAAGACAAAGCTTTTGTCCATTTTGCCGTCGCCATTGGTATCTTTCAGCAGTCGAATTACGCCCGCTTCTTTTCTGACGGGGCGATCAAAATAATCGGGAACCTGATCCGGCAAATAGGGATAGCCCCGCATTTCTGCAACGAACATCTGTCCGTTTTCATCAAAGCAGGCATCGACCGGGTCCATGACATCCGGTTCCGCAGCCACGAGGTCCAGTTTGAAATCGTGCTCCAGCTTGAACCCGTTCAAACTGTCTTTGGGAGTGGTGGCGGGAATCCGCTTCAGGCGTTTGGAGAGATCTCCTTCGTCGGCCAGGGGCTTCTGTGCCGTCGCCGCGGAATAAAAGCCGCCCGCCGCCAGTACCAGACCGGAACAACAGACCGCTGCCAGATAGAACATGTTTCTCTTGGAAACCATAAATTCGACTTTCTCTGTCAGAAATGCGTTAAGTGGGACTCAGGCATTCCGAGGCGTAAACAGACCGGGAAACAGGCAGGGGTTCCCCGAACTTCAACAGGTTCAACACCAGTCAGACTGCCAGGCGCGATAAATTATAAAGAACATTAACGAATGTATTCTACCTTACCCGGATCGACTGGGAAATCAAGTCCAGTTCGCGCGAAAAGTAGAAGGCGAGCGCTTGCAGCTTCGATTATTACGCCTGACTTAAACCTGCCGACAGAGAGAAATGGCAGGGAATCGGGAAATTATTCCCATTCAATTGTGCTGGGTGGCTTGGAGCTGATGTCATACACGACCCGGTTGATCCCCCGTACGTTATTGGTGATCCGGGTCGACATCCGTTCCAGCACTTCGTGAGGCAGCGGAGACCAGTTCGCTGTCATGAAATCGTCCGTCTCGACGGCACGAATCGCAGCGACATCTTCATAGGTCCGTCCATCTCCCATCACACCCACAGAGCGAATCGGCAACAGCACGGCGAAGGCCTGCTTGGTCTTGCGATAGAGATTCGCCTTGTGCAGTTCTTCGATCACAATCACATCAGCTTCCCGCAGAACTTTGAGACGTTCTTCGGTCACTTCCCCCAGGCAGCGAACTGCCAGTCCGGGACCGGGGAAGGGATGGCGGTAAATCAGTTCGTCAGGCAGGCCCAGTTCGTGCCCCATCTGACGGACTTCGTCCTTGAACAGTTCCCGCAGTGGCTCGATCAGTTCAAAACCCAGTTTTTCAGGGAGTCCGCCGACGTTATGGTGCAATTTGATAGTTGCTGCCTGTCCGTCCTTATTGGCGCCAGACTCAATCACGTCGGGATACAATGTTCCCTGAGCCAGGAAGTGAGCGTTTTTGATCGATTTGGCTTCATCCTGGAAGACTTCGATAAACAGGCGGCCGATGATCTTACGTTTTTCCTGGGGATCGACCACACCTTTGAGTTCCGAAAGGAACAGATCTTTCGCATCCACCACGTGCAGGTCGGTTTTGAAGTGCTCACCAAAGCGGTGTTCGACTTCATCTGCTTCCCCTTTTCGCAG
This genomic interval from Gimesia chilikensis contains the following:
- a CDS encoding PVC-type heme-binding CxxCH protein, whose product is MVSKRNMFYLAAVCCSGLVLAAGGFYSAATAQKPLADEGDLSKRLKRIPATTPKDSLNGFKLEHDFKLDLVAAEPDVMDPVDACFDENGQMFVAEMRGYPYLPDQVPDYFDRPVRKEAGVIRLLKDTNGDGKMDKSFVFADKITWPTSVCCYDGGVYVIAPPNIYYFKDTDGDNKADIRKTVFTGLRTNNVQGLANNMKWSLDNHIYFAGGTNGGSILKDGKEVIPAGRRDLKLNPKTQELEPVSGGSQFGHSMDDWGNRFVCSNSNHIQHVVYPSHYLKRNAYLAVPGVLRTAARKGAAAPVYRQSPPEPYRVVRTARRAADPNFRKRLSPTELVATGFFTSATGVTIYRGGAYPEKYQGNAFIGDVGGNLIHRKTMGSKGATYVASRADENTEFITSPDNWFRPVNFVNAPDGTLWVLDMYRETIEHPFSIPEDIKRHLDLESGHDRGRVYRLLGPNGKVFPVQKLGKLPVDQLVLQMESPNSWNRETAQRLIWERQDKAAVPHLVKLFKTSDKPLARLHALWTLDGLNALDAELLMTALKDPEPGIREHAIRLSEKQAQENPQLAEAVLALVDDPQYRVQLQLAFSLGEFDKQTAITGLTKLVNSPVYDGDMQVAVLTSSADIAGPLAVNFLKAARNSPSGSKRSLVTELLRIAGAKKETADAVAVLEYVSDDSVPLAQKQLVLGALGEGLGRRGASLATLIKDKQLDPAVKARFDKMVEDAVAIAEDEEKPVADRVAAVRLLGFFDFSAGGEVLSEVLNPRSSPKIQLAAVEALSRMEHEDVSDALLANWSGFSPVVRIEVIDALLGSTGRIDSLLKAIQNKQVRLNEIARDKKDLLMNHPNKTIHKQAQKVLGSEVNSDRAKIVKSYETALEMDGDAERGLAIYKKNCAGCHQAGDMGHNVGPNMATTKNKSDHDLLIAILDPSREAQSNYNTYTIVTEQGKLFTGIIAAETATSYTIRRAEGKEDIILRNNIDTLLSNGVSLMPNGLEKEITPQQMADLLKFIKTLEAPAEKK